A genomic segment from Aegilops tauschii subsp. strangulata cultivar AL8/78 chromosome 1, Aet v6.0, whole genome shotgun sequence encodes:
- the LOC109764646 gene encoding peroxidase 5-like, which yields MDINRGFGAGLIRLVFHDCFVRGCDGSVLLDSTPKNTTSDAPLTLAGKTEKASPNNGGLRGLEVIDAIRLRLAEKGGRAGRKDGVVSSAEDPGKHLPNPTDNFQQLLQSFMAKGFNLVELVALSGAHSVGVANLTSVAHRFGAPINNVRDFDDSNRKLAGYQANGVVDLTAVGYLDNSYYNANFQNMVLFNSDWELTTNETAKLHMTSYKEKASLWNTAFADAMTKLSKMVESKDPLYEIGSRRTCNVTNQMSYP from the exons ATGGATATCAACCGGGGCTTCGGTGCTGGCCTCATCCGACTCGTCTTCCACGACTGCTTCGTGAGG GGTTGCGATGGATCCGTGTTGCTTGACAGCACGCCCAAAAACACCACCAGTGATGCTCCCCTGACGCTTGCTGGGAAGACGGAGAAGGCGTCGCCAAACAACGGCGGCCTGCGTGGCCTCGAGGTGATCGACGCCATCAGGCTCAGGCTCGCCGAAAAGG GTGGACGGGCCGGCCGCAAGGACGGCGTCGTCTCGTCGGCGGAGGACCCGGGAAAACACCTCCCTAACCCCACCGACAACTTCCAGCAGCTCCTGCAAAGCTTCATGGCCAAGGGCTTCAACCTGGTGGAGCTCGTCGCCCTCTCCGGCGCACACTCCGTCGGCGTCGCCAACCTAACGTCGGTCGCGCACCGATTCGGAGCTCCGATC AACAACGTCCGTGACTTCGACGATTCGAACCGTAAGCTCGCTGGTTACCAGGCCAATGGGGTGGTGGACTTGACGGCGGTGGGGTACCTGGACAACAGCTACTACAACGCCAACTTTCAGAACATGGTGCTCTTCAACTCCGACTGGGAGCTGACGACGAACGAGACCGCGAAGCTGCACATGACATCGTACAAGGAGAAAGCCAGTTTGTGGAACACAGCCTTCGCCGACGCCATGACCAAGCTCAGCAAGATGGTCGAGTCCAAGGACCCACTTTACGAGATCGGGAGCAGGAGGACATGCAATGTCACCAACCAGATGTCCTACCCTTGA
- the LOC109764647 gene encoding peroxidase 47, protein MAKRNELSLLVLVAMAVVVFLSVQVKSEVAAGSYTTEMQEAVRNEVKAFPDLRPGLIRLLFHDCFVNGCDGSVLLETSRINGTDGKTEMTSAFNGGLRGLEVIQNIKKNLGTKYNITCTDAVIYAAREAVYLLSKGKIAYNVTGPGRMDGVISRSEDPAKFLPTPSFTFDQLKESFRNKSLSTDDVIALSGAHAIGVAHRMFVDVNTLDTPVSYQKAVAVELSNGTDVIKNNVRDFGAASGYMDNNKERMEAKGVLDNSFYNAISQKMALFPSDRVLWEGAKAKVTGYKDKADTWYIEFGNSMEKLSKLPATSDPSKIEIREVCSKTN, encoded by the exons ATGGCAAAGCGTAACGAGCTGTCTCTCTTGGTGCTCGTGGCCATGGCCGTTGTCGTCTTCCTCTCCGTGCAGGTGAAGTCGGAGGTGGCTGCCGGCAGCTACACCACAGAGATGCAGGAAGCTGTGAGGAATGAAGTGAAGGCCTTCCCCGACCTCCGTCCCGGCCTTATCCGGCTCTTGTTCCACGACTGCTTTGTCAAT GGTTGCGATGGATCCGTGCTGCTGGAGACCTCGCGCATCAACGGCACCGATGGGAAGACGGAGATGACGTCGGCCTTCAACGGCGGCCTCCGTGGCTTAGAGGTGATCCAGAACATCAAGAAGAACCTCGGGACCAAATACAACATCACCTGCACCGACGCCGTCATCTACGCGGCGCGCGAGGCGGTCTACCTGCTGAGCAAGGGCAAAATCGCCTACAACGTCACCGGACCGGGCCGCATGGACGGCGTCATCTCCAGATCAGAGGACCCGGCAAAATTCCTTCCAACCCCCAGCTTCACCTTCGACCAGCTCAAAGAAAGCTTCCGGAACAAGAGCTTGAGCACGGACGATGTCATCGCCCTCTCCGGCGCGCACGCGATAGGCGTCGCTCACAGAATGTTCGTCGACGTCAATACTCTTGATACCCCCGTATCGTACCAAAAGGCCGTCGCGGTCGAACTGAGTAATGGTACGGACGTGATCAAGAACAACGTCCGCGACTTCGGCGCGGCCTCCGGTTACATGGACAACAACAAGGAGAGAATGGAGGCGAAGGGCGTCCTGGACAACAGCTTCTACAACGCCATCAGCCAGAAGATGGCGCTTTTCCCATCCGACAGGGTGCTGTGGGAGGGCGCCAAGGCCAAGGTGACCGGCTATAAGGATAAAGCCGACACGTGGTACATAGAGTTCGGCAACTCCATGGAAAAGCTCAGCAAGCTCCCCGCCACGAGCGACCCTTCCAAGATCGAGATCAGGGAGGTGTGCAGTAAGACCAACTAG
- the LOC141027632 gene encoding uncharacterized protein, translating into MSSSAVGLNLGAPPTEKLARGNYLLWKAQVLPALRGAQVTGLLDGSDAAPPKTVEIAKADKTTAIEPNPLYGPWIAKDQQVLSYLLNSLTPEILAQVIGKESTLDLWTALTTIFAAQSQSRITNLRIAISNTKKGNMSSNAFITKMKSLGDELAAAGRPVTDGEMVDYILAGLDRDYDPVVAAVGAIKNSISVDDLFSQISAFDQRKEMLGDGPGFHSSANAMYRGRGQSRGRGGRERRGRGRSDRAPSPPVRTGGNSGYQQRQRQPPPHQYQQQHEGDYPECQICYKYHAGGARDCWDRYKEDHQERKKVNLVTNSYGIDTNWYADSGATEHIIGELDKLTMLEKYHGGDQVHTVHEENGVQNGQDDQNPVQIDAIFDVYEEEAAGVEHEEDAAAPATPARRSALDHGRRSARDHAPVSRQGNQPPPARSASATSARMQGIGEDTGSPSSGAHMQGTGAPGSGFSAPDYSVDSAIASSGQATPGSTGSGTPARSAHMDGSPGSSATSQSLQSPVQQQEQPATTSRIMTRLQKGIRNTKIRRDGTIPYGMLCVLGEPARLNDALGDPKWRKAMDEEYDALMKNKTWHLVPSQRGKNIIDCKWVYRIKRKADGSIARYKARLVAKGFKQRYGIDYEDTFSPVVKAATIRLVLAIAVSRGWSLRQLDVQNAFLHGVLKEEVYMRQPPGYENKQTPHYLCKLDKALYGLKQSPRAWFSRLSSQLKHLGFIPSKADTSLFIYNKANTMIFVLIYVDDIIVASSSQDATNALLHDLSSEFALKDLGDLHFFLGIEVKKTQDGIVLNQEKYATELLTRMGMKDCKPSPTPLSSSEQLSAYQGEPLNEEESTKYRSVVGALQYLTLTRPDISFAVNKFRRSSSTLVSAFFDADWAGCVDDRKSTGGFAVFFGSNLISWSARKQATVSRSSTEAEYKSLANATAEIIWVESLLHELGIKQLRISCLWCENLGATYLSANPVFHGRTKHIEIDFHFVRERVAEKKLDIRFIPSKDQVADGFTKALPAKSFEEFKRNLNIG; encoded by the exons ATGAGCTCCAGCGCCGTCGGCCTCAACCTCGGCGCTCCACCAACAGAGAAGCTCGCGAGGGGGAACTACCTCCTATGGAAGGCGCAAGTTCTGCCGGCTCTGCGAGGCGCGCAGGTGACCGGTCTTCTCGACGGCAGCGATGCAGCGCCGCCGAAAACAGTGGAGATCGCCAAGGCGGACAAGACCACGGCCATCGAGCCGAATCCACTGTATGGTCCATGGATTGCCAAAGATCAGCAGGTCCTAAGTTATCTGCTGAATTCGCTCACTCCAGAAATCCTCGCGCAAGTTATCGGTAAGGAAAGTACCCTTGATCTATGGACCGCCCTTACCACGATATTTGCTGCGCAGTCGCAATCACGAATAACAAACCTGAGGATCGCCATCTCCAACACCAAGAAGGGCAACATGTCCAGCAATGCTTTCATCACCAAGATGAAAAGCCTCGGAGACGAGCTTGCGGCAGCAGGTCGTCCGGTGACAGATGGAGAGATGGTGGACTACATCCTCGCCGGACTCGATCGGGATTACGATCCCGTCGTTGCAGCAGTTGGCGCCATCAAGAATTCCATCTCTGTTGATGATCTTTTCTCGCAGATTTCCGCTTTCGATCAGAGGAAGGAGATGCTTGGCGATGGACCAGGCTTTCATTCTTCAGCCAATGCCATGTACAGGGGGCGTGGCCAGTCTCGGGGCAGAGGAGGCCGCGAACGAAGAGGGCGTGGTCGCTCTGACCGTGCTCCCTCTCCTCCTGTTCGCACCGGTGGGAACAGCGGCTACCAGCAGCGTCAACGCCAGCCACCACCACATCAGTATCAACAGCAGCATGAGGGTGATTACCCCGAGTGCcagatatgttacaaataccatGCTGGCGGCGCTAGGGACTGCTGGGATCGGTACAAGGAAGATCATCAGGAAAGGAAGAAGGTTAACCTCGTCACCAACTCGTATGGCATCGACACTAACTGGTATGCAGATTCGGGTGCTACCGAGCATATCATAGGAGAGCTTGATAAGTTGACGATGCTGGAGAAATACCATGGAGGTGACCAAGTTCACACG GTGCATGAAGAAAACGGCGTTCAAAACGGTCAAGATGATCAAAATCCGGTACAAATTGATGCTATATTTGATGTGTATGAGGAAGAAGCAGCAGGTGTGGAGCACGAGGAGGATGCGGCGGCGCCTGCCACGCCTGCGCGCCGATCCGCCTTGGATCACGGGCGGAGATCTGCGCGGGATCACGCGCCTGTCAGCCGACAGGGGAATCAGCCGCCCCCGGCCCGCTCCGCATCTGCCACGTCAGCGCGCATGCAAGGGATAGGAGAGGACACGGGATCTCCCTCGTCCGGCGCGCACATGCAGGGAACAGGAGCGCCAGGCTCGGGATTCTCTGCTCCGGATTACTCTGTGGACTCGGCCATCGCTAGTTCGGGTCAAGCCACACCGGGGTCTACTGGATCCGGTACACCAGCCCGGTCTGCACACATGGATGGGTCGCCAGGATCTTCTGCCACCAGCCAGTCTTTGCAATCTCCTGTGCAACAGCAAGAACAGCCTGCTACTACTTCAAGGATCATGACCCGGCTACAAAAAGGTATTAGAAACACCAAAATAAGAAGAGATGGCACTATACCATATGGTATGTTATGTGTTTTAGGTGAACCAGCAAGGTTGAATGATGCACTTGGAGATCCTAAATGGAGAAAGGCTATGGATGAAGAATATGATGCACTCATGAAGAATAAAACATGGCACTTGGTGCCAAGTCAGAGAGGTAAAAATATTATTGACTGCAAGTGGGTCTATAGAATTAAAAGAAAAGCAGATGGCTCCATTGCTAGGTATAAAGCACGTCTAGTTGCAAAAGGATTTAAGCAACGGTATGGTATTGATTATGAGGATACCTTTAGTCCAGTTGTAAAAGCTGCTACTATAAGACTTGTGCTAGCCATTGCTGTTTCCAGGGGATGGAGTCTTCGACAGCTAGATGTTCAGAACGCGTTTCTGCATGGTGTTCTGAAAGAGGAGGTCTATATGAGGCAACCACCAGGATATGAAAACAAACAAACACCTCATTATCTTTGCAAGCTtgacaaagctctttatggtctgaAACAGTCACCTAGAGCATGGTTCTCAAGGCTAAGTTCACAGTTGAAGCATCTTGGGTTTATTCCATCCAAGGCAGATACATCTCTCTTCATTTATAATAAGGCAAACACAATGATTTTTGTGCTcatatatgtggatgatattataGTTGCAAGCTCTTCACAAGATGCCACTAATGCTCTCCTGCATGATTTGAGTTCAGAATTTGCTTTGAAGGATCTTGGTGATTTACATTTCTTCTTAGGCATTGAAGTTAAGAAGACTCAAGATGGCATAGTGTTGAATCAAGAAAAATATGCCACTGAACTTCTAACTCGTATGGGAATGAAGGATTGCAAACCCTCACCTACACCATTGTCTTCTTCAGAACAACTTTCAGCATATCAAGGAGAACCTCTTAATGAAGAGGAGAGCACAAAATATAGAAGTGTTGTTGGAGCCCTACAATACTTAACTTTGACACGACCAGACATATCATTTGCTGTAAACAAG TTCAGACGTTCTAGTTCCACACTTGTCAGTGCTTTCTTTGATGCTGATTGGGCAGGATGTGTTGATGACAGAAAGTCAACTGGAGGATTTGCAGTATTTTTTGGTTCAAACCTTATTTCTTGGAGTGCCAGAAAACAAGCCACTGTGTCAAGGTCAAGTACGGAGGCTGAATACAAATCACTAGCAAATGCAACTGCTGAAATTATTTGGGTGGAATCTTTGCTTCATGAGTTAGGAATCAAGCAACTTCGTATATCTTGTCTATGGTGTGAGAACTTGGGAGCAACCTACCTTTCTGCTAATCCAGTGTTTCATGGTAGAACCAAACACATTGAGATTGATTTTCATTTTGTGCGTGAAAGGGTTGCAGAGAAGAAGTTGGATATACGGTTCATTCCATCTAAGGATCAAGTAGCTGATGGATTCACCAAAGCTTTGCCGGCCAAGTCTTTTGAAGAGTTCAAGAGAAATCTCAACATAGGATAG